The Tautonia marina genomic interval TAGACTTGCCCTTTCAATCCTCGGAACGGTCCGGTGGAGTCGAAGAAGGGGCTATCGGCCCCGCCGACTCGATCGTGAGTGGGGCCATTGTCTGACGAGAAGAAGACGATCGTGTCGTCGGTGAGGCCGAGTTCGTCGATGCGGTCGAGAATCCGTCCGATCTCATGGTCGAGGTAGCTCACCATCGCCGCATATCCCGCGTGGGGAGTTGGGTGAGAGGTGTAGCCTCGTGGGTTCTCGTTGATCCATTCGGGATCGTCGCCAAGTGTCCCCCGGTACTGAGCAATCCACTCCTCGGGGGCCTGGATCGAGACGTGAGGAATCGTGACCGGCAGATAGAGAAAGAACGGGCGATCCTGATGCTCATCGACGAATCGAAGCGCCTCCTCGGTGAATCGCTCCTGCGAGTGAATGGCGCCCGTCTGGCCGCGATCGTTGCCCGGAAGGGGAACCTGCTCGCCATTCCGCCAGAGAAACCGAGGGTAGTGGTTGTGCGCATGAGCCTGGCAGAGGTAGCCGAAGAACAGGTCGAAGCCCTGCCGGTTCGGATCGCCGGACGAACCTTCGAAACCAAGCCCCCACTTGCCGATCGCTCCGGTCGCGTATCCTCGACCTTTGAACAACTCGGCGAGCGTTACCTCACTGTCGGGAATCGGGTTCTGACCAGGAAAAAGCCCGCGGTCGTCATCCCGGACCCGTCCGGGCGGGTTCCCATTGTTGCGGATGTAAGAATGCCCCGTATGCTTTCCGGTCAACAGGGTGCAGCGAGACGGCGCACAGACGGGACTGCCGCTGTAAAACGAGGTCAGACGCATTCCCTCAAATGCCAGCCGGTCGAGCACCGGCGTCTGAATTCGCTTCTGACCAAAACACCCGAGTTCGGCATAGCCAAGGTCGTCGGCCACAATCAACAGGACATTCGGGGCCCGGTCTTCGGCGACGGTGGAACCGGAAAATCCCCCCGAGGCCAGCATCAGGGCCAACCCTGCCCAAAGGATCCTGCTCGTCTGTGGTCGACTCATGGCGTTTCCTCGATTGCAACGTCAGGGTTCACAAGGTCCGGCTCCGGATTCGCCCCCCCGAGGCGACCATCCTCTCGGACGATCCACCGGGGATCAAGCGGGAAGACCTGATGACGCGATCTCCTCTCGTTGTGACGTCGGCTCGCAGACAAGGCAACCCATCCGAAAGGAACCAGACCCTCTCGGTTTTTGCGCGATTCTCCCTACAATCATTGAGCGACGGCGGACACGAATCATCACGCATGACGATTTGAACGAGCAAACCCATGGATCTGGAGCAACTGCACGACATTGCCCGCCAGCAACTGAACCGGCACGGTCTTCTCGGCTGGAGCTTCGGGCTGTCGAAAACGAAGCGCCGTCTGGGTGCGTGCAAGTACCAGAAAAAACGCATTGAGATTGCCGAATACTACGCCCGGCACAGCCCGGCCGAGACGGTACTTGACACACTCTTGCACGAGATTGCCCATGCGATTGCCGGTCCTGGTGCCGGCCACGGCCCGGCCTGGAAAGCCGTGGCGAGGCAGCTCGGAGCAACTCCCCGATCCTGTGAGACCTCAAACGCGGTCGTGGTGGAACCGGGCGACTGGCAGGCCACCTGTCCCTCGTGCCAAAACACCGCCCATCTCTATCGACGACCGAAGAGCCTCAGCGGATACCGTTGCAAATGCGCAGCCCGATCGCCCCTCACCTTCGAGTACAAAGGTGATCCCGCTCGAAGGCCCGTCGTTCCGCTGACCACTCAGGACGCGGCGCGGTGGGAATCGACATGCGGCGGCTGCGGAGCCCGGTACGTCCGCATTCGACGACCGAGGCAAGGGGTCTATCGGTGTCGATGCTCCCACGGCCACGTGCTCGTCTGGCGAGCCCGGTCTCCAGAGTGAACACCGATCGCTTCGGGAATCCGCAAGTTCAGCGAAAATTGAGACGACAACGCATCGAGTGCTGTTTGAGGTTCGTTTCGCCCAGAGTGAAACGTCTCCTCACGTCTGTCTCTCCGGAAACGAATCAAGGAGAGCGTGGGCCGTGGCCCATCATGAACTGCCGACCCGACCTGAGACATCACGCACGAGCCAGCACCAGCTGCGAGCCGGGGATGGTATGAACCCACACCATCCCCGAACCACGGACTTCGGCGAAACGCCCAACCCTCAAAGGTCGCCGTCAGACGCCTTCAGAGCCCCCGGAACCGGGTGTTGACGGTTCGGAAGCAGCCTTCGCCACCTTGGCCTTGGGTCGAGGTGGTTCCGCCTGACGCACGGCGCACTGCGGATGGATACCGGCCCGAGAGTAAACGGGCTGCTGGCAGACCGGACAGCGAGCCCGCGTCGAAACCGGCATATGCAGATGCTTCGAGTTCATCAAGGCCTCCCGGTGGAAGGGGAACAGGTCACCGAGGAAGCCATTCCAGGGGCGACCGCCGGAGCGACCGAGGAGTCCGCACGCGCGGACTCCTCAAAAGGACTTGTCGTGGCGGGCGATTAATAACGTCGGCCGCCACCGCCGCCGTAACCCCCTCCGCCATAACCGCCACCGCCGCCACTTCGACCCCGGCCGTAGCCACCGCCACCACCCCGGTCTTCTCGGGGCTTGGCCTCGTTCACGGTCAAACGCCGACCGTCATGTTCGCGGTCATTCAAGCCGTCGATGGCGGCCTGAGCCTCGGCCTCGGTATCCATCTCGACGAAGCCGAAGCCCTTGCTACGGCCCGTCTCCCGGTCCTCGATGACCTGCGCACTCTGGACGGTGCCAAACTGCGAGAACAACTGCTCCAGGTCTGAACTGTTGACCGAGTAGGTCAGGTTGCCGACGTAGAGTTTCTTGCCCACCACTGCTCTCCTGGACGCAGACATACCGGCCCTACGTTACTTTCCGGGCCGGAGAGAAAGGGGCTCAGCGTAAGCCCGATTTGGCGGGAACGGCGAAGGAGGAAGACGGATGGAGGCGCTAGAAACGGTCCCACCTCGCTCACTCTGTCGTCAGACCAACCGGTTTTCATCATAGCAGAGACCAGGGAGCGAAGATAGCATGTGATACAAGATGCGAGAAAACTCTCTCGACACGCGTCTCTGCATCGCGTCACTGCAATCAAGAATCCTTGCCAATCTCCACCCCAAACCGTGAACCACCTCCGGTTCCGCATGCTTTGCGCATCGATCCATCTCCGAGCCGAAGACGGGGGAAGGCGAATGCCCCGAAGTCTCATCCGGCTCAACAGGCCAGCGAAGGCTCACTCCGCATGAATCAAAGAGTGAAAGATCAAGGATCAGTTACTCCTTGAAATTCGATTCAGGAGCGGTGTTTGCGTGAATCGGCGAAACGAAGCCTTCAGGTTTCACGGCCAGAATCGAGCAATCTGCCTGGCTCAGGAGCGACTCGGCCGTGTTGCCGATCAGCATTCCCGCGACTCCCGATCGAGCCATCGTGCCCATGACGATCAGGTCGATCTTTTGCTCGTCCACAAACTCGGGAATGACCGTGTTCGGCATGCCCCGAAGCAATTGAACCGCGTCCGGATCAATGCGCCCCTGGTACGGCTCAAGAAGTCGTTCGAGTGTCCGGGAGACTCCAGATCGGACGTTGTTCACATAGGTGTCGATTTGATCTTCGGTGTATCCGCAATTGCGCAAGATCCCCTGTGCCGTCGCATCCCAGACATGCGCAACGATCAGCTCCGCCTGCTCGGCCTCGACCAGTTGCACCGCGAGGTCGAGAATTGTTGTGCTGACCGATTCACGATCCGCGGACGACGCGGGAGAACTCCCCAAGGGAGCGGGATCCACGAGCGCCAACATGCGTTCCTTCCCTACGGGGGCGTGCGGGCGATCGGACCGGGAGAGCCAGACCGCACAAGGACAGTTGCGCAGGATCTGTCGGTCTGCCGAATGAAACGCCCCCTCCTTGGACGTAGCCGCATCCTTCAGAAGAAGGTCGTGACCACCTCGGATTGCCTCTCGGACACTCTCAAGGGCGGGCCGACCATGAACCACCCGTGTCTCCACCCGAATCCCTTCGACCGAGACTGTCCCGGCAAGACGTTCAACTCGCCGTCTCGAATCCTCAACAACCGCGTGGTCCACTTGCTCCGCATCATGCAGGGCAATCCGAGCGTACCAGGGCAACTCCTGGACGACGCCGAGCAACGTGATCGAGGCCTGAAAATGCTTCGCCAGCCGGATCGCGCGATCGACGGCGTTGGGAGACTCGACCTCATGCTCCAAGGGCACAAGAATTTTTTGAATCGGTTTCATCAGGATTCGCCCCCCGAACACGAACAAGGAATCTCGGTTTGGAACACAGGTTCCGTCATTCCATCGCGTCAAGCGTCGCTCGAACGAGTGGGACCCCGCGTCGAGGGATGGACCGGTTGGATTCCCGAGCCTACGGCATGCGTGAGTGACCACGTCGACTCCTGCTCGATCGAACACAGTCGCATGCGATCATCGGTGAGGCCTCAGAGACGGCGAAGGGCCTCCTTCAGCAAGGCGACCATGCTCATCGAATCGGTGATTTCCCCTCGATCAAGCATCGCACGCGCATCTTCCCAGGAAATCCGACGCACTTGAAGTTGTTCGGTCGGTTCGGGCTGGTTCCTGCCAAGTGTCAACTGAGTGGCCCGATACAGATATCCCACCTCATCACTAACAGAGTTGGACAGGTGCATCGTCCCGAGGAATTCCCAGTGTCCGGCGGTCAGTCCCGTTTCCTCGACCAATTCTCGACGAGCGGTTTCCTCGGGAGACTCACCGGGCGGGCATCCGCCTTCGGGAATCTCCCAGGAATACGCATCGAGCGGATAACGGTACTGCCCCACGAGCCAGAGGGATCCATCCTCCTCCACCGGTAGCACACCAATGGCGCGATTCTTGAAGTGAACAACTCCATAAATGCCGGGAGCCCCGTCGGGCCGAAGGACTTGATCTTCCCGAACCGCAATCCAGGGATTCTCGTAGTGAACCGTTCCGGAAAGGGTTGTCCAGGGGTTCTCGAACGCTTTGTCTGATGGTTCGGCCCGGGTGTCTCGGGAATCGGCAGCTCGATCAGGCGCCAACGGTCGCTCAGCTCCCAGAGGGTTGAGGTCGGGTCAGGGACCAGGCCCGATTGTGTCAGGCGTTGGCCATGGCCGATTGGAGCGTGACCCCCATGTCGGCCGGACTCTTCGCCACCAGGATCCCCGCGTTTTCGAGCGCGGCGATCTTGTCCGATGCCTTCCCCGATCCTCCGGAGATGATCGCCCCGGCGTGCCCCATGCGCTTGCCGGGAGGAGCCGTTTGA includes:
- a CDS encoding arylsulfatase, which produces MSRPQTSRILWAGLALMLASGGFSGSTVAEDRAPNVLLIVADDLGYAELGCFGQKRIQTPVLDRLAFEGMRLTSFYSGSPVCAPSRCTLLTGKHTGHSYIRNNGNPPGRVRDDDRGLFPGQNPIPDSEVTLAELFKGRGYATGAIGKWGLGFEGSSGDPNRQGFDLFFGYLCQAHAHNHYPRFLWRNGEQVPLPGNDRGQTGAIHSQERFTEEALRFVDEHQDRPFFLYLPVTIPHVSIQAPEEWIAQYRGTLGDDPEWINENPRGYTSHPTPHAGYAAMVSYLDHEIGRILDRIDELGLTDDTIVFFSSDNGPTHDRVGGADSPFFDSTGPFRGLKGQVYEGGLRVPTIARWPGRIPAGTTSEVAGYFPDVMPTLLDLVGAPDLIPDSIDGLSLAPTLLGKPEDQKQHEVLYWEFPAYGGQQALRLGDWKGVRTDLMRGKDLGIELYHLASDPGELHDRSAEHPELVSRIERLMFEARTPSSLFPFPILDGLEAPPERP
- a CDS encoding SprT family zinc-dependent metalloprotease; this translates as MDLEQLHDIARQQLNRHGLLGWSFGLSKTKRRLGACKYQKKRIEIAEYYARHSPAETVLDTLLHEIAHAIAGPGAGHGPAWKAVARQLGATPRSCETSNAVVVEPGDWQATCPSCQNTAHLYRRPKSLSGYRCKCAARSPLTFEYKGDPARRPVVPLTTQDAARWESTCGGCGARYVRIRRPRQGVYRCRCSHGHVLVWRARSPE
- a CDS encoding RNA recognition motif domain-containing protein, translating into MGKKLYVGNLTYSVNSSDLEQLFSQFGTVQSAQVIEDRETGRSKGFGFVEMDTEAEAQAAIDGLNDREHDGRRLTVNEAKPREDRGGGGGYGRGRSGGGGGYGGGGYGGGGGRRY
- a CDS encoding universal stress protein, with amino-acid sequence MKPIQKILVPLEHEVESPNAVDRAIRLAKHFQASITLLGVVQELPWYARIALHDAEQVDHAVVEDSRRRVERLAGTVSVEGIRVETRVVHGRPALESVREAIRGGHDLLLKDAATSKEGAFHSADRQILRNCPCAVWLSRSDRPHAPVGKERMLALVDPAPLGSSPASSADRESVSTTILDLAVQLVEAEQAELIVAHVWDATAQGILRNCGYTEDQIDTYVNNVRSGVSRTLERLLEPYQGRIDPDAVQLLRGMPNTVIPEFVDEQKIDLIVMGTMARSGVAGMLIGNTAESLLSQADCSILAVKPEGFVSPIHANTAPESNFKE
- a CDS encoding NUDIX domain-containing protein, coding for MAPDRAADSRDTRAEPSDKAFENPWTTLSGTVHYENPWIAVREDQVLRPDGAPGIYGVVHFKNRAIGVLPVEEDGSLWLVGQYRYPLDAYSWEIPEGGCPPGESPEETARRELVEETGLTAGHWEFLGTMHLSNSVSDEVGYLYRATQLTLGRNQPEPTEQLQVRRISWEDARAMLDRGEITDSMSMVALLKEALRRL